One genomic region from Accipiter gentilis chromosome Z, bAccGen1.1, whole genome shotgun sequence encodes:
- the TMEM215 gene encoding transmembrane protein 215 has protein sequence MVRTMRPDDINPRTGLVVALVSVFLVFGFMFTVSGIKGETLGDIPLLAIGPAICLPGIAAIALTRKTDGCTKWPKNKCPCCKQVTERDVTELLRTPSDLESGKGSCDELARKAYQDRRVLRGEDSVSICTTTTTTMGECKSLIRKVEQEEMLRYLETCYPEMPGNVFVGDGSTYSALEKKSSSPTRDSIACPDVEDNMFVAPKDSIIVCSYKENSPYDRYCCYINPTGVNSDQETIV, from the coding sequence ATGGTGCGGACCATGAGACCCGACGACATCAACCCCCGGACGGGTCTGGTGGTGGCTCTCGTCAGCGTCTTCCTGGTGTTCGGCTTCATGTTCACCGTGTCCGGCATCAAGGGAGAGACCCTGGGGGACATCCCGCTGCTGGCCATCGGGCCGGCCATCTGCCTGCCAGGCATCGCCGCCATTGCCCTCACCAGAAAGACCGACGGCTGCACCAAATGGCCCAAGAACAAGTGTCCATGCTGCAAGCAAGTCACGGAGCGGGACGTCACGGAGCTGCTGAGGACCCCCTCGGACCTGGAGTCTGGCAAGGGCAGCTGCGACGAGCTGGCCAGGAAAGCATACCAGGACAGGAGAGTGCTGCGGGGCGAGGACTCTGTGTCCatctgcaccaccaccaccaccaccatgggAGAGTGCAAGAGCCTCATCAGAAAGGTggagcaggaggagatgctgaGATACCTGGAGACCTGTTACCCAGAGATGCCGGGGAATGTGTTCGTGGGAGATGGCTCCACGTACAGTGCCTTGGAGAAGAAGAGCTCTTCTCCCACCAGGGACAGCATTGCTTGCCCAGACGTTGAAGACAACATGTTTGTTGCTCCTAAAGACAGTATCATTGTCTGCTCTTACAAGGAGAACAGCCCTTATGACAGATACTGTTGTTACATAAACCCTACTGGAGTCAACTCAGACCAGGAGACCATAGTGTGA